The proteins below come from a single Pleuronectes platessa chromosome 3, fPlePla1.1, whole genome shotgun sequence genomic window:
- the pgam1b gene encoding phosphoglycerate mutase 1b, with product MAVYKLVLIRHGESCWNQENRFCGWFDADLSETGEHEAKRGGQALKDAGYEFDICYTSVLKRAIRTLWFVLDGIDQMWLPVHRTWRLNERHYGGLTGLNKAETAAKHGDAQVKIWRRSFDTPPPAMEEEHDFYQAISKDRRYSDLTEEQLPSCESLKDTIARALPFWNDEIVPQIKDGKRVLIAAHGNSLRGIVKHLEGMSEEAIMELNLPTGIPIVYELDKNLKPTGPMQFLGDEETVKKAMAAVAAQGKAKK from the exons ATGGCCGTGTACAAGCTGGTCCTGATCCGCCATGGAGAGAGCTGCTGGAACCAGGAGAACCGCTTCTGTGGCTGGTTCGACGCGGATCTGAGTGAGACCGGAGAGCACGAGgcaaagagaggaggacaggccCTGAAAG ATGCTGGCTATGAATTTGATATTTGCTACACCTCTGTTCTGAAGAGGGCCATCCGCACCCTGTGGTTTGTCCTGGACGGCATCGACCAGATGTGGCTGCCTGTCCACCGGACCTGGCGCCTCAATGAGCGCCACTACGGCGGCCTGACGGGGCTCAACAAGGCCGAAACAGCAGCCAAACATGGAGATGCTCAGGTCAAGATCTGGAGGCGCTCTTTTGACACCCCTCCCCCTGCCATGGAGGAGGAGCATGACTTCTATCAGGCCATAAGCAAG GACCGTCGTTACTCCGACCTAACGGAGGAGCAGCTTCCCTCCTGTGAGAGTCTGAAGGACACCATCGCCCGGGCATTGCCTTTCTGGAACGATGAGATCGTTCCGCAGATCAAAGACGGAAAGAGGGTGCTGATTGCTGCCCACGGCAACAGCCTCCGGGGCATCGTCAAGCATCTCGAGG GGATGTCGGAGGAGGCAATCATGGAGCTGAACTTGCCCACAGGCATCCCCATTGTCTATGAGCTGGACAAGAACCTGAAGCCTACAGGACCCATGCAATTCctgggagacgaggagacggtcAAGAAGGCCATGGCGGCTGTGGCTGCTCAGGGCAAAGCCAAGAAATAG